The window CCGATGTTTCCTTTTGTCCACTCCATTGAATCAACCCATCAGCCAAACCTTTAGCAAAGCGATCGCGATTGTTTTGCAGTAATTTTAAGTCTTCCGGGTTGTCGAGAAAACATAGCTTGAAGATGACTGAAGAAGCCGCAACGTCACGACAGAAAGGAAGTTGATTTTTAGCACTCAAGGTATCTGGCTTAACACCACGAGAGAGGGGTTTTCCCAAACGAAGTTCCGGAACTTTTTCCAGAAATTCCTCTAACAACAATTGAGCCGCTTTCTTTCGCTCCTCATTGCCATCAATATAAAACACTTCTGTCCCTCTGACAGACCCATTAAAAGCATTGCCACTCAGTTCTATAGCAACATCACTGGGAAGCACGCGATTATTGATCCAACTTATTGTTCCTTTCAAGTCCAGACTGTCAGGCACAACGAAAAATTCCACTCCCCGTGACTGGAGTTCCTTCACAAGTGCATTACGAGTCAGAATCATTTCTTCTGCCGCTGTGGTTTCTAAGGCAACAACTCCAGGGTCTTTGAGATCATTAGCCGCAGAAATAAAGATGCGTTTGACTGAGGTTGGAGTGGGAGTTGGCGTTGGAGTTGGCGTTGGAGTTGGCGTTGGAGTTGGCGTTGGAGTTGGCGTTGGAGTTGGCGTTGGAGTTGGCGTTGGTGGCACTAAACCAACCAACCCTAAACTGACCAAAGTAGCAGGCCCAACAATACCATCTGCAATTAAGCCCTTAGCCCGTTGAAACTGCCTAACCACGGACTGAGTTCCTGGCCCAAACACACCATCTGTATCAACCTTAAAATTTGCCTTCACTAACGCCTGCTGAACCCTGCGGACATCCTTACCCTGCATGAAGGGATTCGTCAACCGCAAGATTTCAAAACCCAGCCAAACTTCCCCAAAGCCACCAATGGGACTCCTGTTGAGTCGTCTTTCCGTGGAAGGGCCATAACCCCCATCCTCTGTAATGCGATCGCCGGGATTATACCGATTCCAAACCCGCTGGAACGCCAACACCGCCGTATTCCGAATATCGCGTCCTCCCCACACATAGTCGAAATGGGGATAATCCGCAGGGCCAAACCACCTCCAGCCATACCGTTCCAGGTGAGGTTTCCAGCCAAAAACGTCTTCGATATCAATCGCTAAACCACTTTGGTGATTGCTTTTCGGCGGACGGGCAGCGAGTTGGATACCGCAGCGCCCCCCTGCTTGGTAGTGGTTGAATAAAATCAGTTGCTGGGCAATTGTGCGATAACATGAATTCACAACCATCGGCACACCGCGATCGCGAATTGCTCGCTCTAGGGCGTTTTTGGCACCGGGCTGAAGGAACGGCCACACGGCATTTCCCAAACGCACATTCAAGCCTTCAAAGCTGACTAAGATGTTCCCCGAAACAACGTTCATCTCGTCAATCACCTGCTGGTCAAGTCCCCGCACCACATGGGTTGAACAAGAACGAACATCATACAATACCTGGGTAGAACCGGGTGGAGAAGGCTTGGGCAGCAAGACGGTTTCGTCGTCCCAAATCTGGACGTGGTTGGTGAAAACGTACCAAGTATTCTTGTTGTTAAAGCGGTCTTTCGCCAAAGCGACCCGGATATGGTGTGGCTGTCCGTCGCTAGGGTCCCAACTGTGTAAGTCGAACACACTCCCTTTCTGAACACTATATAAGTCTTCAGGTTTAGAAACTTGACTGCTGTCTGTAGGTTGTTGTTTGAAGATAGTATCTTCAAGAATTTTGAGCTTTAAAGCCATCAGTTGCTCCTTTGCTTGAGATACAAATTATTCGTACTCCCCTTGTGTAATATGCCGAGTATTCGATGCAAAATTCGTATCAGATACAAAAGTAAAAAATTTTAAAAGCTTTGCAACCTATTGGGCGAATTTGTTACAATTTGCAGCCGCCAAAAGTGCCTCCCGTTGTTGTAAAAATACGGTTAGCGGAGCCGGAGTTCATACGAGGACGGGGAAGTATTTAGATATAAACCATCCAAGATTAATTTTTAATTCTTCACTCGTTAAAAACATACTGCTGCGCCACACGCCAGTAACGAGAGAAACGCTTAAGGTCAATATAGCCCTCATAATTCACAAACGGTTCAGGCGACCAAACTTCAATCTCTAATGACGAAATGTCTTCAATCCGATTGCAAATTACCTCAAACCGAGGACTCGGACTTGTCGCCGTCGCCACACCATCTGCACCCTGTTCCTGGGCAAAAGCAACAACTTCCTTCGCTACATCGCCCCGTCGAATCGTCACTGGTAACTCCAACAAACACTCATAAATAAACACAATTCGCTTCAAACTAATCTTCCATTCCTCCAACAGAGCATCATCCCATACCCAAATTGCCGCCGCCTCTGGATATTCTTGCAACGCTGGATTCTTAGGACTCAGACAATCTCCATGTACCCAAACAATCGGCTTTTCCATCCCTCTCTTCTTCTCTCCTCTGTGTGTCCTCTGTGACTGGAGTAGTTCGTCACACTTCCCTCACCTACCTGCGGCGCTTTTTCGGGCGCTCAAAACTCCGACTCCCACCCCTCTTGTCAATTGACTCCGCTTGGGGAAACAGTCGTTGCTCCAACTGCTCATAACTCCCCTCAAAATCACATTTGCCATAGAGCGGACAGACTTGACAATAAGCGCAATTAGTGTATTTCTCCAAATTCTCCCGGTTGAAGAAATAAGGCTTATGGCTGAACGTACTCGCCACCCACTGCCAAGAGAGATTATTACTTGCCGGGTCACCATCCAACAGATGTGATAAAAACCACCTCGCCCCTGCCTGCCAACGCACATGCCGCCAATGCACCAGGTAAGCCGCTAACCACATTCGGGCGTGATTGTGTAGGTAACCCATCTCTCGTAACTCATGGCTGAAGCTGTCAATGCAAACCATGCCAGTGGTGCCCTGTTCCACATCAGCCGGTAACTCTGCCTGATACACCCCGGCAGCATAGCCTGTTTTGTAGTCCTCTTGGTCTTTCCAAATGGCATCCCCTTTCTCGGCATATAGCCGTTGCCAGTAATCCCGCCAAGCGAGTTCCTGAATTAATTTCTCCGCCTCATTGGGATTTTGTACATTTTTAAGGGCAAAGTCCCTGACTTCAGCGAGACTCAAAACCCCATAACGGATATAGGGGGAAAGGCGGGTGACTTTCCCGTTCAGAAAGTTGCGGGATTTGGCATACTGAGCGGGATTGACTTGATTGAGTGCTACCTCTGCGGCCTTACGCCCTCCGACGATTTCACTGACTGACTCATCGCCGTCTGCTGCATTGGGGAACTGTTCGCGGACGTAGGCGATTAACTCGTCGCGGCTGGGAAACTCCCGTCGCATATCATGATTTTTGGTGTGGTTCATCTTGCTTTTCTCTCAGCCGCCGTTGTTCAATTGTCCATTAAGTTGCAGTTTTTTCTAAGCTAACGGATATTGAAATTGCATCTAAGGATTTTTGATCAGCTCAATGGCCTCCAGCCCTGGCAAAATAAGTGAGGATTAAAGACCAATCATCAGGAGTGAGTTTAATGAGGCTTGGTCGGTGGGCATCCGAAAAACGCACCTGGATCATACAGCCAGTAATTTTGGCCATTCTGGCTTTCGGCTTGGCAATCCTGCTTTCTAACTGTAATCCCTCTTCTACAAACTCAACGAGTAGCCCTCCATCGCCAGCCAATAGCCCAGCCGCACTGTCAGCGGGTTCGCTAGTTTATGGTGCAGGAGGAGAACCGGTGAATCTAGAACCGGGAAATATTGAAGATGGCAACTCTCTAACGGTTCAAAATCAAATCTACAATCGCTTAATTCAATTCAAGCCCGGTACCACCGATTTGGACCCGGCTTTAGCTACGGAGTGGAAGTCGGCGGAAGGCGGCAAAGTCTGGACATTCAAGTTGCGATCGGGGGTAAAGTTTCACGATGGCACCGATTTTGATGCGGAGGCGGTGAGATTCAATGTAGATCGGTGGTGGAATCCCAAAAGCGAGTTTGGCTACCGCAATGCCGGCAAGACTTACATCATTTGGAAAAATTTATTTGGCGGCTTTAAGGGGAGTCCAGAATCACTCTTACAAGATGTCGTAGTCGAGGGGAAGGATACGATTAAGTTTGTACTCAAACAGCCATTTGCTATCTTTCCCACCGCGATCGCATCGGGCTACTTTGGCATCGCTAGCCCAACGGCGATTAAAAAAGCCCAAGCTAGTTATGGCACTCCCGCCTCCTTTGCTGTGGGAACGGGTCCATTTATTTTTAGAGAATGGCGCAGTGGCGATCGCATCGTCCTCGCCAAAAACCCAAATTATTGGCAGGAAGGCTTACCGAAATCCGAGCAATTGACCATCCGCTTCATTAGCGACCCAGCCGCTAGGTTAGTGCAACTCAGAGCCGGAACCATCGATCTGACGGTAGATTTAACTCCCGATCAGCTACAAGAAGTGCAAAGAGACCCGAATGTCGAGCCGATTTTTCGCCCGTCTTATAACGTCGGCTACCTGGCGCTCAATCCTAGCTATGAGCCTCTCAAAAAACCCGAAGTCCGTCAAGCGATCGCTCAAGCCCTGAACAAACAGGAAATTGTCAAAGCATTTTGGGGGGAATTAGGTGAAAATACGCCGCACTTTACGCCTCCCTTATTCAAAGAGTATCAATCCCAGAAAGCCACGGGCTATCCTTACAATCCCGAACAAGCCTTGCAAACCCTCGCCAAAGCGGGTTATCCCAATGGCTTTGATCTTCAACTCTGGTATATGCCTGTCAGCCGCCCTTATTTTCCTACCCCCAAGCCAATTGCTGAAGCCTTCGCTGCTGAATTAAGTGCGATCGGGATTAAAGTTAACCTGCAAACGAAGGACTGGGCGGCTTACCTTGGCGATCGCAACAAATCGCCCGGTTTCCAAGCTTTTATGCTGGGTTGGACAGGGGACTACGGCGATCCAGACAGCTTTTACTACCCTCACTTCGGCCCCGGTGCTACGGCTGATTTAGGAAACTGGAAAAATGAGCAACTGTTCAAACTCTTAGATCAGGCTCGTGCTACTCAAGACAAGGCAGCGCGAATCAAAATTTATCAGCAAATTGATGAAATTCTCGAAAAAGAAGCCGTGCGTATACCCATTGTCCATTCCAAACCCTTGTTAGCCAAGCGTAAGATTGTTCAGGGTTGGACACCCAGCCCTCTTGGGACTGAACCACTAGGAGCAGTTAGCAAGTCCTGAGCCATTCACATAAATTTATACACACTTGCAGTCAAATGTAGTCCTTTATTTTCCCCCGTCTCCCATCTGGAGAATGGATGGATTTTGATTGATTATGTAGTTGTTATTGTCAAATATTTCTCCGCATGGGACTCCTACAAATCCCTAGTATTTTTTATCTTTATCGAGTTCCTTGAATTTATAGCCATGGAACACATAGGAGCGAACGATAAGTGCAATTACCTAACTTTAAAGCTCTAATTTCCCCACAAAAATGCAGTATAACTCGAATGTTTCTTTAACTGATTCTATAAAGATTCTATGAAGTAAAGCTCTATACAAACGTAATCTTAATATATAAGCTTTGTTTATGATTTTAAGTTATACCAGGAATCCTTTGGTCATTGTTTTTTAAAGTTTTGTTTAACTTGCTAATGAACTGTAAAATCTTAGCTGATTTATCGGCAAAATAGCTGTTTTTATTTTAAAAAATATTGCTTGCTTTTTAATAAAAAAATATACTCATCAATTTTTATATTTTGTAACCGTATAAAAATACGAACAAGATTAAGGAAAAGCTGACTACTCGATTCAAGGCAACTGTATTTTTACAGCATCAGGGTTGCCGAAATGAACAATGAAAAAAGTTACATTAATGATTCCAGGCCAGGGAGTTGTTAGGAATATCAGTGTGGCGGTACAGGCGGCGATGGTAGAGCCAGAGCATCAGCCTTTCAGTACAGACTCAGGCTACCATTACACATTTACAGTTTTTACTCCTACCCACAACCGGGCACATACCTTATCGCGTGTTTACGAAAGTCTTAAAAGACAGACTTATCGGGATTTTGAGTGGCTGATTGTCGATAATGGTTCAATCGACAGCACGCCTGAGTTAGTAGAGCAGTGGCAAAAAGAAGCTAAGTTTCCCATCCGCTATATTTACCAAAACAATAAAGGTAAACATATCGCTTATAACTTGGCAGCAAGAGAAGCTAAAGGCGAACTTTTTATTTGCTTAGATTCTGATGATGCTTGTGTAGCAGAAGCCTTAGCATCTTTCAAATATTATTGGGATAGCATTCCCAAAGCTGAACAGGAGCAGTTTTTTGGTGTAGAGTGTCCGTGTCAAGACCAAAATGGTAAATTGATTGGCAGTTATTATCCTTCTACTCCTACGGATACTAACTTTTGTGAAATGCGTTATCGCCTTAAAGTAAAGGGTGAAAGATGGGGGTTTCAACGGACTGATATACTGCGAAAATTTCCCTTCCCAGAAGTCATTGGACAGAATTTATACGTTGCAGAAATGATTGTTTGGTCTAGGGTTGCCAAAAAATACAAAATCAGATGTGTGAATGAATGTTTACGAATCTACTATGTTGATAGTGGAGCAGATCAGCTAACTAAATCTAATTGGGTACGTAAAAATCCGTTTGGTTTCATTTTAATGTCTAAAAGTATTTTAGACACGGATATCGATTATTTCCACTTTTCTCCCTGGTTTTTTATTCGCAATGCGATTAACTATAGCCGCTACTGTTTTTATTTGAAGATTGGCATTACCAAACAATTTATCAATCTCAACTCTTTCCTAGGCAGACTGCTGTGGTTTGTGACATTCCCCCTAGGATATGTGCTTTGGTTTACTGGAGTTTAGTTTAAAGCAGCGCATTCTGACTCTGAGCGTATTTATAATAGGTCTGTTAAGATAGCTGATTTTAGTTTGTCTTGATCAATACGCTCTGAGATTAACATGGGTCGATATATCCTCAAACGCCTGCTTAACTTAATCCCCGTCCTTTTGGGGATTACACTGTTAGTTTTCATCCTCTTGCACTTAATTCCAGGAGACCCAGCACAGATATTAGCAGGAACACGCGCCACACCTGAAACAGTGGAGGCAATCCGAGAGCAGTTGGGATTAAATAAGCCTCTACTCTTACAGTACCTTCTCTTTTTGGGGAATCTGCTACGCTTCAACCTGGGCAATAGCATTATGAGTGGCGCTTCAATCATTCAAGAAATTGCGATTCGTTGGCCTGCTACTTTTGAGTTATCGGTTGCTGCCATGTTCATTGCTCT of the Allocoleopsis franciscana PCC 7113 genome contains:
- the tftA gene encoding hormogonium tapered terminus morphoprotein TftA, encoding MALKLKILEDTIFKQQPTDSSQVSKPEDLYSVQKGSVFDLHSWDPSDGQPHHIRVALAKDRFNNKNTWYVFTNHVQIWDDETVLLPKPSPPGSTQVLYDVRSCSTHVVRGLDQQVIDEMNVVSGNILVSFEGLNVRLGNAVWPFLQPGAKNALERAIRDRGVPMVVNSCYRTIAQQLILFNHYQAGGRCGIQLAARPPKSNHQSGLAIDIEDVFGWKPHLERYGWRWFGPADYPHFDYVWGGRDIRNTAVLAFQRVWNRYNPGDRITEDGGYGPSTERRLNRSPIGGFGEVWLGFEILRLTNPFMQGKDVRRVQQALVKANFKVDTDGVFGPGTQSVVRQFQRAKGLIADGIVGPATLVSLGLVGLVPPTPTPTPTPTPTPTPTPTPTPTPTPTPTPTPTSVKRIFISAANDLKDPGVVALETTAAEEMILTRNALVKELQSRGVEFFVVPDSLDLKGTISWINNRVLPSDVAIELSGNAFNGSVRGTEVFYIDGNEERKKAAQLLLEEFLEKVPELRLGKPLSRGVKPDTLSAKNQLPFCRDVAASSVIFKLCFLDNPEDLKLLQNNRDRFAKGLADGLIQWSGQKETSGQPSAYFQPINIKIQNRDHEEKGLLINGNSYIPADLVESLGVNLAVEADIRQISYGNVLYIKAVDLQQFKISVGWDNETKTVLISTASQTDLDDSDKIIWFGNASEKDLNNFISTNNAEALKQFPNIARIYIEEAEKEDVNHDVAFAQMCLTTNFLRFGDKLKPEQNNFGGIGTANNDPAGASFPDIRTGVKAHIQHLKAYATTAPIEHPPIVSPRFQFVTRGIAPSAYDLSRRWSPDPEYGNKIMALVLRLNGLVSNVEETSQAFVERLTRTAVAIDSNGASTQCAL
- a CDS encoding ABC transporter substrate-binding protein, with product MRLGRWASEKRTWIIQPVILAILAFGLAILLSNCNPSSTNSTSSPPSPANSPAALSAGSLVYGAGGEPVNLEPGNIEDGNSLTVQNQIYNRLIQFKPGTTDLDPALATEWKSAEGGKVWTFKLRSGVKFHDGTDFDAEAVRFNVDRWWNPKSEFGYRNAGKTYIIWKNLFGGFKGSPESLLQDVVVEGKDTIKFVLKQPFAIFPTAIASGYFGIASPTAIKKAQASYGTPASFAVGTGPFIFREWRSGDRIVLAKNPNYWQEGLPKSEQLTIRFISDPAARLVQLRAGTIDLTVDLTPDQLQEVQRDPNVEPIFRPSYNVGYLALNPSYEPLKKPEVRQAIAQALNKQEIVKAFWGELGENTPHFTPPLFKEYQSQKATGYPYNPEQALQTLAKAGYPNGFDLQLWYMPVSRPYFPTPKPIAEAFAAELSAIGIKVNLQTKDWAAYLGDRNKSPGFQAFMLGWTGDYGDPDSFYYPHFGPGATADLGNWKNEQLFKLLDQARATQDKAARIKIYQQIDEILEKEAVRIPIVHSKPLLAKRKIVQGWTPSPLGTEPLGAVSKS
- a CDS encoding glycosyltransferase family A protein codes for the protein MKKVTLMIPGQGVVRNISVAVQAAMVEPEHQPFSTDSGYHYTFTVFTPTHNRAHTLSRVYESLKRQTYRDFEWLIVDNGSIDSTPELVEQWQKEAKFPIRYIYQNNKGKHIAYNLAAREAKGELFICLDSDDACVAEALASFKYYWDSIPKAEQEQFFGVECPCQDQNGKLIGSYYPSTPTDTNFCEMRYRLKVKGERWGFQRTDILRKFPFPEVIGQNLYVAEMIVWSRVAKKYKIRCVNECLRIYYVDSGADQLTKSNWVRKNPFGFILMSKSILDTDIDYFHFSPWFFIRNAINYSRYCFYLKIGITKQFINLNSFLGRLLWFVTFPLGYVLWFTGV
- a CDS encoding FAD-binding domain-containing protein; the protein is MNHTKNHDMRREFPSRDELIAYVREQFPNAADGDESVSEIVGGRKAAEVALNQVNPAQYAKSRNFLNGKVTRLSPYIRYGVLSLAEVRDFALKNVQNPNEAEKLIQELAWRDYWQRLYAEKGDAIWKDQEDYKTGYAAGVYQAELPADVEQGTTGMVCIDSFSHELREMGYLHNHARMWLAAYLVHWRHVRWQAGARWFLSHLLDGDPASNNLSWQWVASTFSHKPYFFNRENLEKYTNCAYCQVCPLYGKCDFEGSYEQLEQRLFPQAESIDKRGGSRSFERPKKRRR